A window of the Fulvia fulva chromosome 11, complete sequence genome harbors these coding sequences:
- a CDS encoding Efflux pump vrtL: MDHNQIQKQLFLFGDQTFVLQPHLKNLLERTTHSSALDSFLLKAHDKICYETTKLPGRTGDNIEAEINTLEGLLGWEQDNGGNTRRCIALEMALACLLQLASFMLAQDVDELWAAKAADQARSTGGLAAAAVGCSRTIADLQKLGSEAVGIAFRTGALTDEVSLSDATSFDLREQSWATAVIGPGAADTVRSYCEQQESDCTKLLPFITAFAPRGVTVSGTPTSLAHMRSSPAFKNFELKELPLYGLYHDPHLFSGRAVQSLLADVTPESAAKKCTAPVIFGSGEELQGNFGSLIAAAVMRILREPLRWVKLVDALKDWCQGTTADAVNADVATSGLLINAFGSKAGSLIMKQTDVECSLVEHPYAHHHGIGTFFQLFDGSGHLQDISRHFAGCPECSMLVLPEAANTPQEIEFGGACYSPPSPEDEHKDDNLITFGGPEDPSNPKNWPLRKKWLVVTTVSLYAFLSPMTSTMIAPALPELRIEFNIQNQTGSALMLSIFLLGWVIGPIITSPLSEVYGRVIVLQLGTLIYLVFNLASGFAQTQAQTTVLRLFAGIGGSTSLGIEGGIIADCFAPEQRGLAVSIYNLMPLLGPAVGPIIGAFITEYFMWRWSFWATSIADVVIQLAGLVFLDESWAPNILERKKTRLMKQTGNKNLYTLQDVHDEGKTLASRLRLALTRPLKLLFTQVIVQARCLYLAYLFGVTFLVLSTLSSLWTERYGFSIGIGSLNYIALGIGYTFGTQVSARLNDKIYKHLKSKNDGRAVPEYRLPMMTLGATLMPIGLLIYAWTSQYRVHWIVVDIGVAIYAAGTFASFQCLQTYLIDTYTTYTASAFAAATILRSIFGTVFPLFANQLYETLDYGWGTTTLALIAIVTGWPAPILLWKFGPQLRARSPYSAEKT; this comes from the exons ATGGACCACAACCAGATACAGAAGCAGCTCTTCCTGTTTGGCGATCAAACATTCGTGCTGCAGCCGCATCTGAAAAACCTGCTTGAGCGAACGACGCACAGCTCAGCACTGGACTCCTTTCTCTTGAAGGCCCACGATAAAATCTGCTACGAGACTACGAAGCTGCCTGGTCGGACAGGAGATAATATAGAAGCTGAGATAAACACCCTCGAAGGTCTGCTTGGCTGGGAGCAAGACAATGGTGGCAACACACGCCGCTGCATTGCACTGGAAATGGCTTTGGCATGTCTGCTCCAGCTGGCGAGCTTCATGCTGGCCCAGGACGTGGACGAGCTCTGGGCTGCAAAGGCAGCCGATCAAGCGCGCTCCACAGGTGGGCTGGCCGCTGCCGCAGTGGGCTGTAGCCGCACTATTGCGGACCTCCAGAAACTGGGATCAGAAGCCGTAGGCATTGCGTTTCGAACGGGAGCTCTCACAGATGAGGTCTCTCTCTCAGATGCCACCTCATTCGACCTACGAGAACAGAGCTGGGCTACTGCAGTGATTGGCCCCGGTGCCGCCGACACTGTACGCTCCTACTGTGAGCAACAAGAGTCAGACTGCACCAAACTGCTACCTTTCATCACCGCCTTCGCCCCGCGAGGGGTCACTGTCAGTGGTACGCCAACCTCACTAGCCCATATGCGAAGCTCTCCAGCGTTCAAGAATTTCGAGTTGAAAGAGCTCCCGTTGTATGGTCTATACCATGATCCGCATCTGTTCTCTGGTAGAGCAGTGCAATCGCTTCTAGCCGATGTCACGCCCGAATCAGCTGCCAAAAAGTGCACCGCTCCCGTTATTTTCGGCTCGGGCGAGGAGTTGCAAGGGAATTTCGGATCACTCATAGCAGCCGCAGTCATGCGTATTCTGCGTGAACCATTGAGATGGGTCAAACTGGTGGATGCTCTGAAAGACTGGTGCCAGGGAACGACAGCAGATGCCGTGAACGCAGATGTTGCCACATCAGGACTTCTCATCAATGCATTTGGTTCTAAAGCAGGAAGCTTGATCATGAAGCAGACTGATGTTGAGTGTTCGTTGGTCGAACATCCGT ATGCCCACCATCACGGCATCGGCACTTTTTTCCAACTATTCGATGGTTCAGGTCACTTGCAGGATATCAGTAGACACTTCGCCGGTTGCCCGGAATGCAGCATGCTGGTCTTGCCTGAAGCGGCGAATACGCCACAAGAGATAGAGTTTGGTGGTGCATGCTATT CCCCTCCGTCACCGGAAGACGAGCACAAGGACGATAACCTG ATAACTTTTGGTGGACCGGAAGACCCTTCAAACCCGAAGAACTGGCCGCTGAGGAAGAAATGGCTTGTTGTAACCACAGTCTCGCTATACGCCTTCTTGAGCCCAATGACCTCGACCATGATCGCCCCAGCCTTACCAGAGCTACGGATCGAGTTCAATATTCAAAACCAGACTGGTTCTGCGTTGATGCTCTCGATCTTCCTCCTTGGCTGGGTAATAGGACCAATCATCACAAGTCCTTTGTCAGAAGTGTACGGCCGCGTTATCGTCCTCCAGCTAGGAACATTGATATATCTCGTCTTCAACCTGGCGTCTGGCTTCGCGCAGACTCAGGCTCAGACGACTGTGCTTAGGCTCTTTGCTGGCATAGGCGGCTCTACATCGTTGGGGATCGAAGGTGGTATCATTGCAGATTGCTTTGCACCAGAGCAAAGAGGACTGGCCGTTTCGATTTACAACCTTATGCCGTTGCTCGGACCGGCTGTTGGGCCCATTATCGGCGCTTTCATCACGGAGTACTTCATGTGGAGGTGGTCATTCTGGGCGACGAGTATCGCGGATGTAGTTATCCAGCTAGCAGGTTTGGTGTTTTTGGACGAGAGCTGGGCACCAAACATCTTGGAGCGCAAGAAGACACGACTCATGAAGCAGACTGGGAACAAGAATCTCTACACTCTTCAAGATGTCCACGACGAAGGAAAGACGCTCGCATCCAGACTACGGCTGGCTTTGACACGTCCACTGAAGTTGCTCTTCACCCAGGTGATCGTCCAAGCACGGTGTCTTTATCTGGCATATCTCTTCGGCGTCACCTTCTTGGTGCTGTCGACCTTGTCATCACTATGGACCGAGCGCTATGGATTTTCCATCGGTATTGGCAGCTTGAACTACATCGCCTTAGGCATTGGATACACCTTCGGCACCCAAGTCTCCGCACGCCTCAACGACAAGATCTACAAGCACCTAAAGTCCAAAAATGACGGACGTGCTGTGCCCGAGTACAGGCTACCCATGATGACACTCGGAGCAACACTCATGCCCATAGGCCTGCTCATCTACGCCTGGACATCACAATATCGCGTACACTGGATCGTGGTAGATATTGGAGTAGCGATCTATGCGGCAGGGACCTTTGCTAGCTTCCAGTGTCTGCAAACGTATCTTATTGACACGTACACGACATACACAGCATCTGCTTTCGCCGCGGCCACGATCTTGAGGTCGATTTTCGGGACTGTGTTTCCGCTGTTCGCAAATCAGCTGTATGAAACATTGGATTATGGTTGGGGAACAACGACATTGGCGCTTATTGCTATCGTGACTGGATGGCCAGCACCTATATTGCTGTGGAAGTTCGGACCACAGTTGAGGGCGAGAAGTCCCTACTCTGCTGAGAAAACATGA